The Nocardia vinacea genome contains the following window.
CGCTCCATCGGACTTATCTTCTTTATGCATCAGTGCCGTCTGCCGCTGTTCGAACTCGTAATGCTTCGAACCTTGAAAGGCCGCGGCGACCTGTTCGAATCCGGTCGCGGCGACCGGCGTGTGCTTGCGGTGTTTGAACCACGGCAGTATCCGACTGCCGGTGAGCCGATTCCACAGCACCTCGACGAATGCGAGTCCGATCAGCAGGATGGCCAACCCGGGAATGGTCATGGCGACAAGGGCACCCATGTGACCGAAAGTACCGCCGCGACGGCAGCTTGCCATCCGTCCGCAGCGCTATGCCCCCTGAGCTGCGCGGATAGTACTCGCGAGTAGGCACGACGGGCGACAAATGTGGTTGCTATTGCCTCGAGATCGACCTATTCTGGTCCGCGTGCCGAATCCCGCCGACCGCCACAGCGCCGCGCTCCATGTCGCAGACCGCGACAGCGCAGTGCTAATTCTGCTTACCGCGATGGTGGCAACCCGGCGACTTCTCGTAGTAACCCGCCGTAGCGGGGTCTGATCCGGACCGGCCCCCTCGCTGCGGGCTACTGACTACTTACTGCTGGTCCCCTCTGTCAATTGAGAAGACAATCCTCGGGAAGACCTCCGCACAATGACCATCCTGACTCTTGACTCCAACATGTTCATCGCCGCCGCCCCCAAGGCGCTGCGCGCCGAATGCGCCGATCTGACACCCGCGCAATTCCACCACCGCTATTGCGAGCACTCCGGCCCGATTCGGGTCGGCGACTGGTCGCCTGCGGGCAATCGGAGCGCGGAGTTCACGGCCACCCTCGAATTCGTCGACCACCTGCGCACGGTGATCGCCACCGGCAGCCCGGTCGCCGCGATGACCTCGGCCCTCTACGACGAGGGCTATCCGGTCGAAATCCTGCAATTCCACCAGCGCCGCACCGCTGCGGGCACGGCGACGTTCGTGCAGTGCGAATGCAATGGCAGGCGCGGCTGGGGCGCGGCCCTGGCCGACGACGGCGCCGAATCGACGGTCCGCGCCATGATCGCGGGCGTCAACAAGCTGGGCGCCTGAGCGCACGAAAACGCTACGGGCCGTTCACATTCCATGGAATGTGAACGGCCCGTTGGCGTAGTTGCGCGCGCCGGAGCTTACTGACCGGCCTGCTGCTCGGCGAGTTGCTTGCGCACCTCGTCCATATCCAGCGCCTTCACTTGGGTGACCAGATCCTCCAGCGCGGCTGGCGGCAGGGCGCCCGGCTGCGCGAAGACCAGCACGCCCTCGCGGAACGCCATGATGGTCGGAATCGAGCGGATGTTGGCGGCGGATGCCAGGCCCTGTTCGGACTCGGTGTCGACCTTGCCGTGCACGACATCGGGATGCTTGTCCGAGGAAGCCTCGAAGGTGGGTGCGAAGCTCTTGCACGGACCGCACCAGTCGGCCCAGAAATCGACGAGTACCACGTCGTTTCCGGTGACGATCTCATCGAAATTCTGTTGGTTCAGCGTCTGGGTGGCCATGACGTCCTCTCGTGTCGTAGTCGCCAGCTATAACGTCCGGCGCGGTATATATCTTCCGGCGGTGCCGCTATCTTCCTCGGGCGACCGGCCACTCGCGCCGTTGATCGCCGTCCCAACGGCGGATACCCACCACGGTCGCCGGGAAATCACGGTCCCTTGCGATGGCGTGTACGGCTTCGCCCAAATGCTGTGTCGGCACCCGTCTGGCCAGCGTGATATGCGGCGTCCATTCGTCGGGTTGCACATTGGACGGTATGCCGGGACACGGCGATACGACTGCGAGAATCCGACGTTGCAGTGCGAGCAGCTGTTCCGAGGGGACTACCAGCCGGACCAGGATCGGATTGCGCGCACCGAAGACCAGCACGCCGCCGAGTCGTATCGGAATCGGTCGGAAAGGCAGCTGGTCCAGTGCGTGATCGATGCGCGGCCAGATCTGCCTGGCCACCGCGACGGTGATATGTGGCCGGTTGGTTTCGGCACTCTTCCCAGCCAAACTCGGAATGCCGGCATCGGCGAGCAACTGCCACTGCCGCCGGATCTCCGCATCGGCCACATCGTCCAATAACAATTCGACCGACTGCACCATAGTTCACGAGAGGTTAGCCGCCCGCGCGGCTCGATGGGCGGCGAACACGCGGCCCGGTTGTCGGCGAACAACTTGCGTCGCGGGAGGATGGCCAGGTGAACCGTGATACGTCGGCCATGCGACTCGGCCTCATCGAAGGTGACGGCATCGGCCCCGAGGTGGTCCGCGCCACCCGCGCGGTGGTCGACGAAGCACTCGCCGCGGTCGGCGCGGTCTCGGTCGACTGGATTCGGTTGCCGATGGGGCAGCACGCCATCGCAGAATTCGGCAATCCGCTGCCGGAACAGACCCTCGCCGCCCTCGACGAACTCGATGCCTGGATTCTCGGCCCGCACGACAATGCCGCCTACCCGCCCGAACATCGAATCGCACCCGGCGGAGCCGTCCGCAAACGCTTCGGCCTCTATGCGAATATCCGCCCCGCCCGTGCGTTCGCCGGAATCAAGGCGAGCGCTCCCGATATCGACCTGGTGATCGTCCGGGAGAACAGCGAGGGTTTCTATGCCGACCGCAACATGTTCGCCGGATCGGGCGAGTTCCGACCCACCCCCGACGTGGCGATGGCGGTCGGCCTGATCACCCGGCAGGCCTGCGAACGGATCGCGCACGAGGCCTTTCGGCTCGCGGCCGCGCGACGCAAGCGGGTCACCATCGTGCACAAGGCCAATGTGCTGCCGATGACGATGGGCCTGTTCCGCGACGTCTGCTATGACGTCGCCCACGCCTATCCGGGCGTCGAGGTCGACGACGAACACGTCGACGCGGTCGCCGCCCATCTGGTCCGCGCCGCGCGCGACTACGACGTCGTGGTGACCGAGAACCTGTTCGGTGACATCCTTTCCGATCTCGCGGGTGAGCTGAGCGGCTCGCTCGGCATCGCCGCATCGCTCAACTGCTCGGCGACCAAGGCGATGGCCCAGGCGGTGCACGGCGCGGCGCCGACGCTGGCCGGACACAACCGCGCAAACCCGGCGGCGCTCCAGCTCTCGGCGGCAATGTTGTTGCACTGGCTGGGAATTCGCGACAACAACCGCGCGCTGTCGAGCGCGGGCGAGCGCATCGAACGCGCCGTCGCGGGCGCCTTCGCCGCGGGTATCGCCACCGCCGACCTGGGCGGCCTCGCCTCGACCAGCGAATTCACCGAGCAGGTCTGTGCCAGGGTGCACCGACGCTGACCCGGACCGGCGAGGGCGACCGGGAACCCAACTCGTTCGAACACCGGACCGTCCGGTAGGGTCCAGCGCCGGTGCCTGAGTGTTTGCTGTGCCCGGAGTGTTCCGCACAGAACGGATAATCTTCCGTTACTGACACGCGAACTGGGGCGAACTCGCAACAGATACGAGTCCATAGGTCTGAAGATACCGTACTCAGTCGCGTTGCGTTTACCTCCTCGGTGCCAGCGCGTGTCGGTGCTCGCGTGCCAGTGGATGCGGTTCACCGGTCAGTGCCGAGACCGCCTCGGCCAACTCCACTAGCGACGCGCGCACGTAGGTGAAGGTGGCGGTGCGCCCGGAGGATCGCTCGCTGTGTCCGGCGTAGGCGCGGGCGATCGCGAGCCCGAACTCGCGCTCCACCCATGTCAGGGTGGTGTGCCGGATCCAGTGCGCACTGATACCCAACGCCGCCGCCCACGGCAGGCGCGCCCGGATCCGCGCGGTGAGCGTCTCGTAGCGACGTCGCGAGATCGGCCGCCCATCGCGATGGCGCAGGACGCGATCGGTCGCTTCAGGGCCGCCGCGTTGCTCGATGTGGTCGACTACGTGGCGCATGAGCGTCGGCGAGATCGGGTGCCAGCGTACGACCCCGCCCTTCTCGTGCAGCTTGACCAAACAGTCCTCGACGTCGAGGTCGCGCACACCCAGTCGCAGCGCGCCGCCGCGGCGGCAAGCGGTCTCGATGTGCAGCCGTACGATCAGCGCGTCCAGCGCCGGATCATTGCCGGTCGTCGCTGCGACGTGAGCGAGCTCGCGCACCTGCTCCACGGTCAACGCATGGCGCAGACCCGCCAGCGGCCGTGGCTTCGCGACCAATGCGGCAGGGTTGTCCAGCGGATGGATCAACCGGTCGCGTTCGGCGTGCTTGTACACACACCGGAAGGCGGACACGAAATTACCCACCGCGGCGCGGCCGTCGCGCGAATTGGACCT
Protein-coding sequences here:
- a CDS encoding DUF6191 domain-containing protein; the encoded protein is MGALVAMTIPGLAILLIGLAFVEVLWNRLTGSRILPWFKHRKHTPVAATGFEQVAAAFQGSKHYEFEQRQTALMHKEDKSDGAPPRDEIDLRTGSAKLVRRDQ
- a CDS encoding 2-keto-3-deoxygluconate kinase — protein: MTILTLDSNMFIAAAPKALRAECADLTPAQFHHRYCEHSGPIRVGDWSPAGNRSAEFTATLEFVDHLRTVIATGSPVAAMTSALYDEGYPVEILQFHQRRTAAGTATFVQCECNGRRGWGAALADDGAESTVRAMIAGVNKLGA
- the trxA gene encoding thioredoxin, with translation MATQTLNQQNFDEIVTGNDVVLVDFWADWCGPCKSFAPTFEASSDKHPDVVHGKVDTESEQGLASAANIRSIPTIMAFREGVLVFAQPGALPPAALEDLVTQVKALDMDEVRKQLAEQQAGQ
- a CDS encoding 2'-5' RNA ligase family protein, with amino-acid sequence MVQSVELLLDDVADAEIRRQWQLLADAGIPSLAGKSAETNRPHITVAVARQIWPRIDHALDQLPFRPIPIRLGGVLVFGARNPILVRLVVPSEQLLALQRRILAVVSPCPGIPSNVQPDEWTPHITLARRVPTQHLGEAVHAIARDRDFPATVVGIRRWDGDQRREWPVARGR
- a CDS encoding isocitrate/isopropylmalate dehydrogenase family protein, producing MRLGLIEGDGIGPEVVRATRAVVDEALAAVGAVSVDWIRLPMGQHAIAEFGNPLPEQTLAALDELDAWILGPHDNAAYPPEHRIAPGGAVRKRFGLYANIRPARAFAGIKASAPDIDLVIVRENSEGFYADRNMFAGSGEFRPTPDVAMAVGLITRQACERIAHEAFRLAAARRKRVTIVHKANVLPMTMGLFRDVCYDVAHAYPGVEVDDEHVDAVAAHLVRAARDYDVVVTENLFGDILSDLAGELSGSLGIAASLNCSATKAMAQAVHGAAPTLAGHNRANPAALQLSAAMLLHWLGIRDNNRALSSAGERIERAVAGAFAAGIATADLGGLASTSEFTEQVCARVHRR
- a CDS encoding site-specific integrase, whose amino-acid sequence is MKHEDAAAALHFLSRMGLTLADLAAVDAGNPPDMPTFAEYIPQIRSAVPTSTVANYDSYWRIIEKLWGSRALDEPTATEIEHLVHAHRSRAVVRSNSRDGRAAVGNFVSAFRCVYKHAERDRLIHPLDNPAALVAKPRPLAGLRHALTVEQVRELAHVAATTGNDPALDALIVRLHIETACRRGGALRLGVRDLDVEDCLVKLHEKGGVVRWHPISPTLMRHVVDHIEQRGGPEATDRVLRHRDGRPISRRRYETLTARIRARLPWAAALGISAHWIRHTTLTWVEREFGLAIARAYAGHSERSSGRTATFTYVRASLVELAEAVSALTGEPHPLAREHRHALAPRR